A genomic window from Streptomyces broussonetiae includes:
- a CDS encoding transcriptional regulator — protein sequence MQPNTLLDAILDEAGISHAGLAAHVNQAGRRRGLVLRYEHTAVARWLKGQRPRGQVPDLICEVLAGRLQRPVTLDDIGLGVPGEPSAAHAGSLSGFVERATALWRSDEQQRPHVLDAAAVTGTPAVMPVWEWENPPEDVDVSRGGRHRVTTADIAMLRAARTHYEQMYRKAGGIATRTRIVGFLNAEAAPLLRGSYTDATGRQLHRATGGLVAVAGICAYDSDAHGLAQRYFHQALRLAKASGDRGLGAYVIALLVNQSLYMREYRQAVAFAEAALRAAGRHITPALASDLYAMQAKAYAHLGDAGSALSCIRRAETAAERIRRGYEPDETGYVQPGLVNVQVAEALLSLGELAAAREHAAAAVDNPAHDRGRVHRLAMLCTIELRQGQADKAVATAVQMAEQARGMESQRLRDRLRTVREHLVNCGSAGTAEAAELIDGALRVPL from the coding sequence ATGCAGCCCAACACTCTGCTCGACGCGATCCTGGACGAGGCGGGGATCTCGCACGCCGGACTCGCCGCGCACGTCAACCAGGCCGGACGCCGACGGGGCCTCGTGCTCCGCTACGAACACACCGCCGTGGCGCGGTGGTTGAAGGGGCAGCGGCCGCGCGGCCAGGTGCCCGATCTGATCTGCGAAGTGCTGGCCGGGCGGCTGCAGCGGCCGGTGACCCTCGACGACATCGGCCTCGGGGTGCCCGGGGAACCGAGCGCCGCGCACGCCGGGTCGCTGTCCGGCTTCGTGGAGCGGGCGACCGCCCTGTGGCGCTCGGACGAACAGCAGCGGCCGCATGTGCTGGACGCCGCTGCCGTCACCGGGACCCCGGCGGTCATGCCGGTGTGGGAGTGGGAGAACCCGCCCGAGGACGTCGACGTCTCCCGTGGCGGCCGGCACCGGGTCACCACGGCCGACATCGCGATGCTGCGCGCCGCCCGCACGCACTACGAGCAGATGTACCGCAAGGCCGGCGGCATCGCGACCCGCACCCGGATCGTGGGTTTCCTCAACGCCGAGGCGGCGCCCCTGCTGCGCGGCAGCTACACCGACGCCACCGGGCGTCAACTGCACCGGGCGACCGGCGGGTTGGTGGCGGTCGCGGGCATCTGCGCCTACGACTCCGACGCGCACGGGCTCGCCCAGCGCTACTTCCACCAGGCCCTCAGACTCGCAAAGGCCAGCGGTGACCGGGGACTTGGGGCCTATGTGATAGCGCTGCTGGTCAACCAGTCGCTGTACATGCGGGAGTACCGGCAGGCCGTCGCCTTCGCGGAGGCCGCGCTGCGGGCCGCCGGCCGGCACATCACCCCGGCGCTCGCCTCCGACCTGTACGCGATGCAGGCGAAGGCGTACGCCCACCTCGGCGACGCCGGCAGTGCCCTGTCCTGCATCCGGCGCGCGGAGACGGCCGCCGAGCGGATCCGGCGCGGGTACGAACCCGACGAGACCGGGTACGTGCAACCGGGCCTGGTCAACGTGCAGGTGGCCGAGGCGTTGCTCAGTCTCGGTGAACTCGCCGCCGCCCGGGAGCATGCGGCGGCGGCCGTCGACAACCCCGCCCACGACCGGGGGCGGGTGCACCGGCTCGCCATGCTGTGCACGATCGAGCTGCGCCAGGGCCAGGCCGACAAGGCGGTGGCGACCGCCGTGCAGATGGCCGAGCAGGCGCGCGGAATGGAGTCCCAGCGGCTGCGCGACAGACTCCGCACGGTGCGCGAGCACCTGGTGAACTGCGGCTCGGCCGGCACGGCCGAGGCCGCCGAACTCATCGACGGAGCACTGCGCGTACCGCTGTAG
- a CDS encoding aminotransferase-like domain-containing protein, producing the protein MHQRSSVSELADLLRRDLDRYSPGGKLPSSRALVERFRVSPVTVSRALAQLAAEGLVVTRPGAGAFRARPRAAGTPAGDTSWQEVALSADGAAELVPRTVDASGVTVSLAVPPPGVLEFNGGYLHPSLQPERAMAAALARAGRRPGVWGRPPLEGLPELREWFARGIGGAVTAAEVLIAAGGQSALATALRALAPPGAPVLVESPTYPGMLALARAAGLRPVPVPVDPDGVRPELLADAFRASGARVFVCQPLFQNPTGAVLAPERRAEVLRIAREAGAFVVEDDFVRRLVHADAGPLPRPLAADDPDGVVVHVGSLTKATSPSFRVSALAAHGPVLERLRAIQVVDSFFVPRPLQEAALELVGSPAWPRHLRALSAELKERRDAMTAALATHLPELALPHIPSGGYHLWLRLPDGTGGTDQAFGSGGESALTAAALRAGVALTPGRPYFSAEPPAAHLRLSFAAVAGTGEITEGVRRLRAACDEVF; encoded by the coding sequence ATGCATCAGCGTAGCAGTGTCAGCGAATTGGCGGATCTTCTCCGAAGGGACCTTGACCGCTACTCTCCAGGGGGAAAGCTCCCGTCGAGCCGGGCGCTGGTCGAGCGGTTCCGGGTGAGTCCGGTGACCGTCTCGCGGGCGCTGGCCCAGCTGGCCGCCGAGGGGCTGGTGGTCACCCGGCCCGGGGCCGGTGCCTTCCGGGCCCGGCCGCGCGCGGCGGGGACCCCGGCCGGGGACACCTCCTGGCAGGAGGTCGCGCTGAGCGCCGACGGCGCCGCCGAACTCGTCCCGCGCACGGTGGACGCCTCGGGGGTCACGGTCTCGCTGGCCGTCCCGCCGCCCGGTGTGCTGGAGTTCAACGGCGGCTATCTGCACCCCTCCCTCCAGCCCGAGCGGGCCATGGCGGCGGCCCTGGCCCGGGCCGGACGGCGGCCCGGCGTCTGGGGGAGGCCGCCCCTGGAGGGGCTGCCCGAGCTGCGGGAATGGTTCGCGCGCGGCATCGGCGGGGCCGTCACCGCAGCCGAGGTGCTGATCGCGGCGGGCGGGCAGTCCGCCCTGGCCACCGCCCTGCGCGCGCTCGCCCCGCCCGGCGCCCCCGTGCTCGTGGAGTCACCGACCTACCCGGGCATGCTGGCGCTCGCGCGCGCCGCCGGACTGCGCCCGGTACCGGTGCCCGTGGACCCCGACGGCGTGCGGCCCGAGCTGCTCGCGGACGCCTTCCGGGCCAGTGGTGCCCGGGTGTTCGTCTGCCAGCCCCTGTTCCAGAACCCGACCGGTGCCGTGCTGGCCCCCGAGCGGCGCGCCGAGGTGCTGCGCATCGCCCGTGAGGCCGGCGCGTTCGTCGTCGAGGACGACTTCGTGCGGCGCCTCGTGCACGCCGACGCGGGCCCGCTGCCCCGCCCGCTGGCCGCCGACGACCCGGACGGCGTTGTTGTGCACGTCGGCTCACTGACCAAGGCGACCTCGCCCAGTTTCCGGGTGAGCGCCCTGGCCGCGCACGGGCCGGTGCTGGAGCGCCTGCGCGCCATCCAGGTCGTGGACAGCTTCTTCGTGCCCCGGCCGCTGCAGGAGGCGGCCCTGGAACTGGTGGGCTCCCCGGCCTGGCCGCGCCATCTGCGGGCGCTGTCGGCCGAGTTGAAGGAACGGCGCGACGCGATGACGGCCGCGCTCGCGACGCACCTGCCCGAACTCGCCCTGCCGCACATCCCGTCCGGCGGCTACCACCTCTGGCTGCGCCTGCCCGACGGCACTGGGGGCACCGACCAGGCTTTCGGCTCCGGGGGAGAGTCCGCGCTCACCGCGGCCGCCCTGCGCGCGGGCGTCGCCCTCACCCCGGGCCGCCCGTACTTCAGCGCCGAACCCCCTGCCGCCCACCTGCGGCTGAGCTTCGCGGCGGTGGCCGGGA
- a CDS encoding NUDIX hydrolase, whose protein sequence is MQWTKQNEQTVYENRWFSVNLADVELPDGRHLDHFLIRLRPVAVATVVNEANEVLLLWRHRFITDSWGWELPAGVVEDGEDIAVAAARELEEETGWRPGPLHHLMTVEPSNGLCDARHHIYWSDRGEYVGHPVDDFESDRREWVPLKLVPDMIARGEVPAANMAAALLLLHHLRLAEG, encoded by the coding sequence GTGCAGTGGACGAAACAGAACGAGCAAACTGTGTATGAAAATCGCTGGTTCAGCGTCAATCTCGCTGATGTCGAGCTGCCGGACGGCCGGCACCTCGACCACTTCCTGATCCGGCTGCGGCCCGTGGCCGTGGCCACGGTCGTCAACGAGGCCAACGAGGTGCTGCTGCTGTGGCGGCACCGCTTCATCACCGACAGCTGGGGCTGGGAGCTGCCCGCGGGTGTCGTCGAGGACGGCGAGGACATCGCCGTGGCGGCCGCCCGGGAGCTGGAGGAGGAGACCGGCTGGCGGCCGGGGCCCCTGCACCACCTCATGACCGTGGAGCCGTCCAACGGCCTCTGCGACGCCCGGCACCACATCTACTGGTCCGACCGGGGCGAGTACGTCGGACATCCCGTGGACGACTTCGAGTCGGACCGCCGGGAATGGGTCCCCCTCAAACTCGTCCCCGACATGATCGCCCGTGGGGAGGTCCCGGCCGCCAACATGGCGGCCGCGTTACTGCTGCTGCACCACCTCAGGCTCGCCGAAGGCTGA
- a CDS encoding glycoside hydrolase family 10 protein, translating into MGPLSRRAFALAALTSLVTAPGAVALPGAGAPVRRPRGTTEMRGVWVATVANRDWPSQPGLPADEQCRELIAHLDRAVRDRLNTVILQVRPTADALWPSPYEPWSEFLAGTQGRDPGWDPLGTAVREAHARGLELHAWCNPYRIALDTDLDRLAPTHPAREHPDWVVAYGGKLYYNPGLPQVRAFVRRAMLDAVAKYPVDAVHFDDYFYPYPVAGQTFDDDEAYDRYGGDFGSRAAWRRDNINKLVQEMAAGIRRVRPGTRFGISPFGVWRNASTDPRGSDTQAGVQTYDDLCADTRRWVREHWIDYIVPQLYWNIGFAAADYAKLVDWWAAVAKGTRTRLYIGEALYKAGAAGQPSAWQDPVELSRHLTLAARRPQVRGHVFFAAKDVAADPIGAMARVVADHYERSAKPPR; encoded by the coding sequence ATGGGGCCACTGTCACGGCGGGCCTTCGCCTTGGCGGCACTGACGTCGCTGGTCACGGCGCCGGGCGCGGTGGCGCTGCCGGGTGCCGGAGCGCCGGTGCGCCGGCCACGGGGCACCACCGAGATGCGCGGCGTGTGGGTCGCGACGGTCGCGAACCGGGACTGGCCGTCCCAGCCCGGACTGCCGGCCGACGAGCAGTGCAGGGAGCTGATCGCCCATCTGGACAGGGCGGTCCGTGACCGGCTCAACACGGTGATCCTCCAGGTGCGGCCCACTGCCGATGCCCTGTGGCCGTCCCCCTACGAGCCCTGGTCCGAGTTCCTCGCCGGAACGCAGGGCCGGGATCCAGGCTGGGACCCGCTGGGCACCGCCGTGCGGGAGGCCCACGCCCGGGGCCTGGAGCTGCACGCCTGGTGCAATCCGTACCGGATCGCACTCGACACCGACCTCGACCGGCTGGCCCCCACGCACCCGGCCCGGGAGCACCCCGACTGGGTGGTGGCCTACGGCGGCAAGCTCTACTACAACCCGGGCCTGCCTCAGGTCCGGGCCTTCGTCCGGCGGGCGATGCTCGACGCGGTCGCGAAGTACCCGGTCGACGCCGTCCACTTCGACGACTACTTCTACCCTTACCCGGTCGCCGGGCAGACGTTCGACGACGACGAGGCCTACGACCGCTACGGCGGTGACTTCGGCAGCCGGGCCGCGTGGCGGCGGGACAACATCAACAAACTGGTGCAGGAGATGGCCGCCGGCATCCGGCGGGTGCGGCCCGGCACCCGGTTCGGGATCAGCCCCTTCGGGGTGTGGCGCAACGCCTCGACCGACCCGCGCGGCTCCGACACCCAGGCGGGCGTGCAGACGTACGACGACCTGTGCGCGGACACCCGCAGATGGGTCCGCGAGCACTGGATCGACTACATCGTTCCGCAGCTGTACTGGAACATCGGCTTCGCCGCCGCCGACTACGCGAAACTCGTCGACTGGTGGGCGGCGGTCGCGAAGGGCACGAGGACCCGCCTGTACATCGGCGAGGCCCTGTACAAGGCGGGTGCCGCCGGGCAGCCCTCGGCCTGGCAGGATCCCGTCGAGCTGTCCCGGCACCTCACCCTTGCCGCCCGCCGCCCGCAGGTGCGCGGGCATGTGTTCTTCGCCGCGAAGGACGTGGCGGCCGACCCGATCGGTGCGATGGCGCGTGTGGTCGCCGATCACTACGAGCGATCGGCGAAGCCACCACGGTGA
- a CDS encoding DUF1918 domain-containing protein, which produces MRASKGDHLVQHGRVVGQHDHEVEVVEVLGPEGTPPYRVRSENGHESIMSPGPDCQVKHKEERRR; this is translated from the coding sequence ATGCGCGCATCCAAGGGTGACCACCTGGTCCAGCACGGCAGGGTGGTCGGCCAACACGACCATGAAGTAGAAGTCGTCGAAGTACTCGGCCCCGAGGGCACCCCGCCCTACCGCGTCCGGTCCGAGAACGGGCACGAGTCGATCATGTCCCCCGGACCCGACTGCCAGGTCAAGCACAAGGAAGAGCGGCGGCGCTAG
- a CDS encoding DMT family transporter → MKTQSSATASTSIAVTAPRERRGPGTALALLGVASFSLTFPATAWGLEGFGPWSLVAARCVLAALVAGGCLLALRVPLPERRHLPGLAVVGAGVVLGFPLLTTLALETSTTAHAAVVVGLLPLTTAVLSSVRMGSRHSRRFWLAALAGAAAVVVFTLTQNGGALTAADGCLFAALLVCAAGYTEGGRLARMMPGWQVIGWALVLCTPLTVPIAAVALTSEPVHPTWHGIVGLLWVALGSQFLGLIVWYRGMAVIGIPRASQLQLAQPLLTLVWSALLLGEQFTAAAPLTAVAVLVCIAVTQRS, encoded by the coding sequence ATGAAGACACAGAGTAGCGCTACTGCATCAACTTCGATAGCGGTCACCGCTCCGCGCGAGCGGCGTGGCCCCGGCACCGCCCTGGCCCTCCTCGGTGTCGCCTCCTTCTCCCTGACCTTCCCGGCCACCGCCTGGGGCCTGGAGGGGTTCGGCCCGTGGTCGCTGGTGGCCGCGCGCTGTGTCCTCGCCGCACTCGTCGCGGGCGGCTGTCTGCTGGCCCTGCGCGTGCCGCTGCCCGAGCGGCGGCATCTGCCCGGGCTTGCCGTCGTCGGCGCCGGTGTCGTGCTCGGCTTCCCGCTGCTGACCACACTCGCCCTGGAGACCTCCACCACCGCGCACGCCGCCGTCGTGGTGGGGCTCCTGCCGCTGACCACCGCGGTGCTCTCGTCGGTGCGCATGGGCAGCCGCCACTCGCGCCGGTTCTGGCTGGCCGCCCTCGCGGGGGCCGCGGCCGTGGTCGTCTTCACCCTCACCCAGAACGGCGGCGCGCTCACGGCCGCCGACGGCTGTCTCTTCGCGGCCCTGCTGGTGTGCGCGGCCGGATACACCGAGGGCGGGCGACTGGCCCGGATGATGCCGGGCTGGCAGGTCATCGGCTGGGCGCTGGTGCTGTGCACGCCGCTGACCGTGCCGATCGCCGCGGTGGCGCTGACGTCCGAGCCCGTGCATCCGACCTGGCACGGGATCGTGGGTCTGCTGTGGGTGGCGCTGGGCTCGCAGTTCCTCGGCCTGATCGTCTGGTACCGGGGGATGGCGGTCATCGGGATCCCCCGGGCCAGCCAGTTGCAGTTGGCTCAGCCGCTGCTCACACTGGTGTGGTCGGCGCTGCTGCTGGGCGAGCAGTTCACGGCGGCGGCTCCCCTGACCGCCGTCGCAGTGCTCGTGTGCATCGCCGTCACTCAGCGGTCGTGA
- a CDS encoding 3-hydroxybutyryl-CoA dehydrogenase — translation MTGIPAGDIARVGVVGCGQMGAGIAEVCARAGLDVKVAETTGEALEIGRTRLFNSLSKAAERGKITEEERDSTQARLSFTTDLGEFADRDLVIEAVVESEPVKTEIFQVLDQVVTRPDAILASNTSSIPLVKLAVATSRPDHVVGIHFFNPAPVQKLVELIPALTTSEGTLSRAQLFAEKVLGKHAIRAQDRSGFVVNALLVPYLLSAIRMFESGIASREDIDNGMEMGCAHPMGPLRLSDLIGLDTIVSIANSMYAEYKEPLYAAPPLLQRMVEAGRLGRKTGSGFYTYA, via the coding sequence GTGACGGGCATCCCAGCGGGAGACATTGCGCGCGTCGGAGTCGTGGGCTGCGGCCAGATGGGCGCGGGCATCGCCGAGGTGTGCGCCCGCGCCGGACTGGACGTGAAGGTCGCCGAGACCACCGGTGAGGCGCTGGAGATCGGCCGTACCCGGCTGTTCAACTCCCTGTCCAAGGCTGCCGAGCGCGGCAAGATCACCGAGGAGGAGCGGGACTCCACGCAGGCGCGGCTGAGCTTCACCACGGACCTCGGCGAGTTCGCCGACCGCGACCTGGTGATCGAGGCCGTCGTGGAGAGCGAGCCGGTGAAGACGGAGATCTTCCAGGTGCTCGACCAGGTGGTGACCCGGCCGGACGCGATCCTGGCCTCCAACACCTCCTCGATCCCGCTGGTGAAGCTGGCCGTCGCCACCTCCCGCCCGGACCACGTGGTCGGCATCCACTTCTTCAACCCGGCCCCGGTGCAGAAGCTGGTCGAGCTGATCCCGGCGCTCACCACCTCCGAGGGCACCCTCAGCCGCGCCCAGCTCTTCGCCGAGAAGGTGCTCGGCAAGCACGCCATCCGGGCCCAGGACCGCTCCGGCTTCGTGGTCAACGCACTGCTCGTGCCCTACCTGCTCTCCGCGATCCGGATGTTCGAGTCGGGCATCGCCAGCCGCGAGGACATCGACAACGGCATGGAGATGGGCTGCGCCCACCCGATGGGCCCGCTGAGGCTGTCCGACCTGATCGGCCTGGACACCATCGTCTCGATCGCCAACTCGATGTACGCCGAGTACAAGGAGCCGCTGTACGCCGCTCCCCCGCTGCTGCAGCGCATGGTCGAGGCGGGCCGGCTGGGCCGGAAGACCGGCTCGGGCTTCTACACCTACGCCTGA